A window from Culex pipiens pallens isolate TS chromosome 3, TS_CPP_V2, whole genome shotgun sequence encodes these proteins:
- the LOC120415894 gene encoding choline-phosphate cytidylyltransferase B-like isoform X2, which produces MPSSSSRPAAATIAPIVPVASLSSLSSQLGSGVEHSPPVTICKPAPYSDEPDAVVERDRCDYAQKITYQMARSGTAPRRIRVYADGIYDLFHQGHARQLMQAKNVFPNVYLIVGVCNDELTHSRKGRTVMNDDERYEAVRHCRYVDEIIRDAPWELTDEFLENNKIDFVAHDELPYGSEDCNDLYAPIKARGMFVATERTEGVSTSDIVARIVKDYDIYVRRNLARGYTAKELNVSFLSEKKFRFQNKMDELKDKVKKGKGDIISKWEEKSTDFIRTFLLMFGKDSRISNFLSDSKQKLKSALSPPGSPTGSHSSLNEFGDEDEEEEEDGYGESPSDSVLDSPPMKRSNLARSSSNSRNRLSEEALRRGLQQHADGGDGEEEDEDEDDEEEFVDSRSRPNSSYSLAALATNGGGATNGSVPH; this is translated from the exons ACAATCTGCAAACCGGCCCCATACTCGGACGAGCCAGATGCCGTGGTGGAGCGCGACCGGTGCGATTACGCCCAGAAGATCACATACCAGATGGCCCGCTCGGGCACGGCCCCGCGGAGGATCCGCGTGTACGCCGACGGTATCTACGATCTGTTCCACCAGGGCCACGCCCGGCAGCTGATGCAG GCCAAGAACGTGTTTCCCAACGTGTATCTAATTGTTGGCGTGTGCAACGATGAGCTAACGCACAGCCGGAAGGGTCGCACCGTGATGAACGACGACGAGCGTTACGAGGCGGTGCGACACTGTCGCTACGTCGATGAG ATTATCCGCGACGCGCCCTGGGAGCTGACGGACGAGTTTCTCGAGAACAACAAGATCGACTTTGTGGCCCACGACGAGCTCCCGTACGGCAGCGAAGACTGCAACGATCTGTACGCGCCGATCAAAGCGCGCGGCATGTTCGTCGCGACCGAGCGCACCGAGGGCGTCAGCACATCCGACATCGTGGCCCGGATAGTGAAGGACTACGACATCTACGTGCGGCGAAATCTGGCCCGCGGGTACACAGCCAAAGAACTGAACGTGTCGTTCCTGTCGGAGAAGAAGTTCCGCTTCCAGAACAAGATGGACGAGCTGAAGGACAAGGTGAAGAAGGGCAAGGGCGACATCATCAGCAAGTGGGAGGAAAAATCCACCGACTTTATTCGCACCTTTTTGCTGATGTTTGGCAAGGACAGTCGAATCTCAAACTTTCTGTCCGACTCGAAGCAGAAGCTCAAATCGGCGCTCAGCCCGCCGGGCAGCCCAACCGGCAGCCACAGCAGTTTGAACGAGTTTGGTGACGAggacgaggaggaggaagaggacGGATACGGCGAGAGTCCGAGCGATTCGGTGCTGGATTCACCCCCGATGAAGCGCTCGAATCTGGCCCGGTCTAGCTCGAACTCGCGCAACCGGCTGTCGGAGGAGGCGCTGCGGCGTGGTTTGCAACAGCACGCGGATGGTGGTGATGGCGAGGAGGAGGATGAGGACGAGGATGATGAGGAGGAGTTTGTCGATTCTCGTTCGCGACCCAATTCCAGTTATAGTTTGGCGGCGTTGGCGACCAATGGCGGTGGTGCCACGAACGGAAGTGTTCCTCATTAG
- the LOC120415894 gene encoding choline-phosphate cytidylyltransferase B-like isoform X3 has protein sequence MAPNVVETGVLKTSLDNITICKPAPYSDEPDAVVERDRCDYAQKITYQMARSGTAPRRIRVYADGIYDLFHQGHARQLMQAKNVFPNVYLIVGVCNDELTHSRKGRTVMNDDERYEAVRHCRYVDEIIRDAPWELTDEFLENNKIDFVAHDELPYGSEDCNDLYAPIKARGMFVATERTEGVSTSDIVARIVKDYDIYVRRNLARGYTAKELNVSFLSEKKFRFQNKMDELKDKVKKGKGDIISKWEEKSTDFIRTFLLMFGKDSRISNFLSDSKQKLKSALSPPGSPTGSHSSLNEFGDEDEEEEEDGYGESPSDSVLDSPPMKRSNLARSSSNSRNRLSEEALRRGLQQHADGGDGEEEDEDEDDEEEFVDSRSRPNSSYSLAALATNGGGATNGSVPH, from the exons ACAATCTGCAAACCGGCCCCATACTCGGACGAGCCAGATGCCGTGGTGGAGCGCGACCGGTGCGATTACGCCCAGAAGATCACATACCAGATGGCCCGCTCGGGCACGGCCCCGCGGAGGATCCGCGTGTACGCCGACGGTATCTACGATCTGTTCCACCAGGGCCACGCCCGGCAGCTGATGCAG GCCAAGAACGTGTTTCCCAACGTGTATCTAATTGTTGGCGTGTGCAACGATGAGCTAACGCACAGCCGGAAGGGTCGCACCGTGATGAACGACGACGAGCGTTACGAGGCGGTGCGACACTGTCGCTACGTCGATGAG ATTATCCGCGACGCGCCCTGGGAGCTGACGGACGAGTTTCTCGAGAACAACAAGATCGACTTTGTGGCCCACGACGAGCTCCCGTACGGCAGCGAAGACTGCAACGATCTGTACGCGCCGATCAAAGCGCGCGGCATGTTCGTCGCGACCGAGCGCACCGAGGGCGTCAGCACATCCGACATCGTGGCCCGGATAGTGAAGGACTACGACATCTACGTGCGGCGAAATCTGGCCCGCGGGTACACAGCCAAAGAACTGAACGTGTCGTTCCTGTCGGAGAAGAAGTTCCGCTTCCAGAACAAGATGGACGAGCTGAAGGACAAGGTGAAGAAGGGCAAGGGCGACATCATCAGCAAGTGGGAGGAAAAATCCACCGACTTTATTCGCACCTTTTTGCTGATGTTTGGCAAGGACAGTCGAATCTCAAACTTTCTGTCCGACTCGAAGCAGAAGCTCAAATCGGCGCTCAGCCCGCCGGGCAGCCCAACCGGCAGCCACAGCAGTTTGAACGAGTTTGGTGACGAggacgaggaggaggaagaggacGGATACGGCGAGAGTCCGAGCGATTCGGTGCTGGATTCACCCCCGATGAAGCGCTCGAATCTGGCCCGGTCTAGCTCGAACTCGCGCAACCGGCTGTCGGAGGAGGCGCTGCGGCGTGGTTTGCAACAGCACGCGGATGGTGGTGATGGCGAGGAGGAGGATGAGGACGAGGATGATGAGGAGGAGTTTGTCGATTCTCGTTCGCGACCCAATTCCAGTTATAGTTTGGCGGCGTTGGCGACCAATGGCGGTGGTGCCACGAACGGAAGTGTTCCTCATTAG